The Miscanthus floridulus cultivar M001 chromosome 17, ASM1932011v1, whole genome shotgun sequence genome has a window encoding:
- the LOC136516819 gene encoding malate dehydrogenase, mitochondrial-like yields the protein MRPSLLKSTAELLRRSRGYASSANPERKVAILGAAGGIGQPLSLLMKLNPLVSSLSLYDIAGTPGVAADVSHINSPALVKGFMGDDQLVEALEGSDVVIIPAGVPRKPGMTRDDLFNINAGIVKGLCTAIAKHCPNALVNMISNPVNSTVPIAAEVFKKAGTYDEKKLFGVTTLDVVRAKTFYAAKAGVPVTEVNVPVVGGHAGITILPLFSQATPASNSLSQEDIEALTKRTQDGGTEVVEAKAGKGSATLSMAYAGAVFADACLKGLNGVPDIVECSFVQSTVTELPFFASKVRLGKNGVEEVLGLGELNDFEKKGLENLKGELKSSIEKGIKFAHGN from the exons ATGAGGCCGTCGCTGCTGAAGTCCACGGCCGAGCTCCTCCGCCGCAGCCGCGGGTACGCGTCCTCGGCCAACCCGGAGCGGAAGGTGGCCATCCTGGGCGCGGCGGGCGGCATCGGGCAGCCGCTCTCGCTCCTCATGAAGCTCAACCCGCTcgtctcctccctctccctctacgATATCGCCGGGACACCCGGCGTCGCGGCCGACGTCTCTCACATCAACTCCCCCGCCCTG GTGAAGGGGTTCATGGGGGACGACCAGCTCGTGGAGGCGCTGGAGGGATCCGACGTCGTCATCATCCCCGCCGGGGTGCCCAGGAAGCCCGGCATGACCAGGGACGACCTCTTCAACATCAACGCCGGCATCGTTAAGGGGCTCTGCACTGCCATCGCAAAGCACTGCCCCAAC GCTCTTGTCAATATGATCAGCAACCCTGTCAACTCCACTGTCCCGATTGCGGCGGAGGTGTTCAAGAAGGCTGGTACCTATGATGAGAAGAAGCTGTTTGGTGTGACTACCCTTGATGTTGTTCGTGCTAAAACTTTTTATGCTGCAAAGGCGGGTGTGCCAGTTACTG AGGTGAATGTTCCTGTTGTCGGGGGCCATGCGGGTATTACTATTCTGCCACTCTTCTCACAG GCCACTCCTGCAAGCAATTCATTGTCCCAAGAAGACATTGAGGCCCTCACCAAGAGGACACAAGATGGCGGGACGGAGGTTGTTGAAGCAAAGGCTGGAAAGGGATCTGCAACATTGTCCATGGC ATATGCTGGTGCTGTTTTTGCGGATGCATGCTTGAAGGGTCTGAATGGAGTTCCGGACATTGTAGAGTGCTCTTTTGTGCAATCTACTGTGACAGAGTTGCCGTTCTTTGCCTCCAAG GTACGGCTCGGCAAGAATGGAGTGGAGGAAGTGCTTGGTCTGGGTGAGCTCAACGACTTCGAGAAGAAGGGGCTGGAAAACCTCAAGGGCGAGCTCAAGTCTTCCATTGAGAAGGGTATCAAGTTCGCCCACGGGAATTAG